In one window of Hevea brasiliensis isolate MT/VB/25A 57/8 chromosome 10, ASM3005281v1, whole genome shotgun sequence DNA:
- the LOC110650440 gene encoding rhomboid-like protein 14, mitochondrial — protein MERRVGRLLPLLAVHTVVEYCRLPWKPPVTAGLLAANTLIYLRPSFLHHILPPIREVWFNPYLILKHKELKRFFLSAFYHVGESHLVYNMMSLLWKGIQLETSKGSVEFASMVAALLTMSQGITLLIAKSLLLFFDYEKPFYSEYAVGFSGVLFAMKVVLNSQSENYAYVHGLVVPARYAAWAELILIQMFVPGVSFLGHLGGILAGLLYLKLKGSYSGPDPLTSIIRNFAGILSWPLKLMRSLFRPRRQRISGRGTVGASQGGRTVSGVWRCQACTFDNSVWLSVCEMCGTSRGGSGFSSRQLQHQDGDDLTLAEIRRRRIERFG, from the exons ATGGAGAGAAGAGTAGGGAGGTTGTTACCGCTGCTTGCAGTTCACACAGTGGTCGAGTACTGTAGACTGCCGTGGAAACCACCTGTAACGGCAGGTCTTCTAGCCGCCAACACTCTCATCTATTTGAGGCCTTCTTTCTTGCATCATATCCTTCCTCCTATTCGTGAGGTCTGGTTCAATCCCTACCTCATTCTTAAG CATAAGGAGTTGAAACGCTTCTTCCTGTCAGCATTCTACCATGTGGGGGAGTCTCACCTAGTCTACAACATGATGTCTCTCTTGTGGAAGGGTATCCAGTTGGAAACTTCAAAGGGAAGTGTCGAATTTGCATCTATGGTTGCTGCATTGCTAACTATGTCCCAGGGTATCACGCTGCTAATAGCCAAGTCCCTTCTCTTGTTCTTTGACTATGAAAAGCCTTTTTATTCTGAATATGCCGTTGGGTTCTCTGGTGTTCTCTTTGCAATGAAAGTTGTCCTTAATTCTCAGTCTGAAAACTATGCATATGTGCATGGACTAGTGGTACCAGCACGCTATGCTGCATGGGCTGAATTGATTCTTATCCAAATGTTTGTACCTGGGGTGTCATTTCTGGGGCACCTTGGTGGAATACTTGCTGGACTTCTCTATTTGAAGTTGAAAGGATCATATTCAGGTCCAGACCCATTGACTTCAATCATCAGAAATTTTGCAGGCATATTGAGCTGGCCTTTGAAGTTAATGAGAAGCTTATTTAGACCAAGGCGGCAGCGGATTTCTGGTCGGGGTACTGTTGGTGCGAGTCAGGGAGGAAGGACAGTATCAGGGGTGTGGAGGTGTCAAGCATGTACATTTGACAATTCTGTTTGGTTAAGCGTATGTGAAATGTGTGGGACAAGTAGAGGTGGCAGTGGTTTTTCGTCCCGTCAATTGCAACATCAGGATGGTGATGATCTCACATTGGCAGAAATACGTCGACGGAGGATTGAAAGATTTGGTtga